In the Malaclemys terrapin pileata isolate rMalTer1 chromosome 3, rMalTer1.hap1, whole genome shotgun sequence genome, ttatgaacaggttatacaaaaaatttccattttcacttatccatcttgggggggttggcttataaatgaactggTTTATGATAGAGTATATACagtaggtcaggggtaggcaacctttcagaagtggtgagccgagtcttcatttattcactttaatttaaggtttcccgtgCCGGTAATacgttaacgttttttagaaggtctctctctataagtctggggtatgtgtggaggtgcagggcagaaggctgggtgttggggggactcgaggtcagggcagagggctggggggtgtgtggaggtgcagggcagaaggctgggtgttggggggactcaaggtcagggcagagggctgcagggcagagggatgggtgtgtgttggggtggggaggttcagggcagaggggtggagggtgcagggcagaaggccgagtgtgtgtgtgggggtcagggcagagggttggggtgctcggctcgtgggggtgctcccagcctcctgccctgagcggctcctGGCAGGgcgctggaagggatatgccctgttccacccccttcccccaggctccgtccttacctctctgcctgctctacggagcagcaAGCACACTGCACgcggctctgctccgctcccccttgcaagggccaccgccagcagggagaggaagggggaggaggggccggaatgcaccaagcTGTGGGAATAAGCGGAgcaggaggggagcttggctgccgcaggaccaagcttctgcctcctgcccccgcaagggagagcggtgtgtgtgtgtgggggggtgatggGAATCCCcgctgctctcccctgcgggggcaggaggcagaagcttggtcctgcagcagccaagctcccctcctgccccgcttattcccacagcttggtgcattccggcccctccgcccctcctcttcctctcactgggcaggcagcgtgccactcaaaatcggctcgcgtgccgtaggttgccgacccctgcggtAGGTATATCCACAACGCCTATTCAAAAGTGACCGGAGAAAATTCTAAAGCTTGACTATTCCTGTATTTTAGCAATTTCTTGAGAATAAAGATATTTTAAGAGCCCTGGCTTGAAGTTCAGATTAACTGACTTCTAAGTTGTGTttgatatacagtaactcctcacttaaagttgtcccgcataacattgtttcgttgctgatcaattagggaacatactcatttaaagttgtgcaatgctccactcttacattgtttggctgcctgctttctctacAACTGGCAGCCTCCCTATGACCCGCCCCCACGCCTCCCACCCGCCAGCAGACCCCAAGGATCAGCACCTTccacctcctgcccgcagcaatcagctggcttgcggcatttagaagggaggggagggaggaacccAGTTGCAGCATGTGAAGTAAAGGGGGAgaaggtggaggggggagaagaggcgggtcaagggtgggggcttgggggaatgggcgggctgagggttgagctCCCCGCCCCTTGTGCTTGCAGTATAGTGGAAGCTGCCCTgaaacctaaccccccccatttacattaattcttatggggcaattggattcgcttaacatagtttcacttaaagtcgcatttttcaggaacataacgttaagtgagaagttactgtatgCCAAAATTATGAAGACTGTTTGGACCCCGAAGATTGCTTCTTCTCCTTAGCTCAAGCAGTTACTGTTCAAATTAACATAAATGGAAATTATAGGAAATGGAGAAGGGAAAAATTTTAAAGCAAGGATATTTTATTTAGTTGGCATTTATGTCTAAAATTACCTTATTTGGTTGTCAGTTAATGAAAGGAGACTTACCTGATTAACAAAAAGGGTGGTAACAAATTTTCCTGGCTTGAAAACATCTACAACCTTTCTAATCAGCTCATCATAGGATGTCTGACCAATGTTTGTTTCAAAACTAACGTAAGAAAACTCTGGTTCTGGAGTGATGTGAATAGTCCAATAAGTTCCCTGAAGAAAGCAGAAAAGGTTAGTCAGAATCATTCATAGAAACCTAACAATGATTTAAGTATCAATACTCAATGATAGCAGAAAAAGTATGAAACTTACATCCGATTTCATCCCATTCATTGAATACCCACAAGGATTGAACATTGTAGCATCAATGACAGAACCTGGTATCAGGTCACGAATTCCACTCACCTGAAACATAGAAGTAAAGTTACAGACTTTGCACTTTATACCAATGAACTTCCATACTTTGGTAGCCAGACTTGTATAATACAAAGTCAGTGAACTCCAATTTGAGAGACCAGGCTCAGAAGAGATGTCAGAATTCTTGCTTGGACAGGGAAAGAAGAAATTTAACATCAACTAGAGGCCCATTATACAAAGACTTGCTTTGTATCCAGCCCTACCCCTGTAGGAACACCTGCCACAGAAATCAAGGTGGCCTGGCCTCCTTCCCtcaaatctttaatgtattttcacACTAATTCTTAGTGCCAGTTGCATGTTTCACTGAAAAGCAATTTAGGGATGAGAGTGTAATTGACAATTTCCGCTATGATTCCAACAGATAAAAATGGAGTTTAATAGTCCCAGCAGTCCCAAAGTGAGTAATGAGGACTGTTTGGATTTGCTTTGAAGTCTGAAGCACATTCTCCCTTATTCATATTCTAAAAGTAGGGTTCTATTTCACTGAAAGTACAGGTCTCCCAGACAGTACTTGCACTGTACAGTCATTCACTTAAAAGCCATCTGTTTGAAGTCCTATGCATATTTCAGTGAGAAGCAGTGACTGACTCTTTTTACCGGAGTAAAAAATGTTGGGAGGGAGGTAAGGATCACAAAAGATGGCATTCATACCTAAattttgttatcagaagggggAACTTCACCAACTTTCACCAtaaaagaggattttttaaactttcacagtTTTAGGGGAGAAGTTTTGTCTGAGTTTTAGACTGATAGCTATATGGTTCAACTAAAATTAAGCTACTGACTTGTCCATTCTTTTATTTCTGCCAGTCTCCATCTCTTCAGTTTTATGTTGTGTTTCAGTCTCACTCAGTAGGTTCATGTCCTTTTTCTCCTAAGAAATCCATACTCTCACCTCTTTTCCAGACCACCAGTAAGAGCGTGCCATCAGCAACTTCCAACAGATGGTACAATGCTCTTCCAGTGACCTGAAATAGGGACACTAGAGCGGAAAGGTTCTCTTCTGCAAAAATTAGTTGTCTCCGACATGTTTTGGTTCTGGGAGAGAGTCTGAACTATTTGTCTGCCATGGCATTTTCCCTACTAAtctttccctgccacaggatgCGGATTATGAATCAGCAAGTGCTAGGTGAAGCTACAGTTGCTCAATTCTGACCATCCCATATAAAATTTAAACTCCAGACTTACACGAGTGACATCATTTGCAGTAACACCGTCTTTCATGTAGAACTGGTCCATAACTACTGGATCAAGCTCGCTCATCAGAATTTCCAGTGTCTGATCTGGCTGATTGGTTACCCGACTTTCTGGGAAATCCAGAGTGTACAAATACCTGTTTAATATACAATCACTTCTGTATTATACTAGCAGCACTTCAAACTGACCTGTACTTTAGAAAACAGATTTCAAAATCTTAAAAATATACCTACCAGCAATCAGAATTCATACGCCCCATGCAATAAGCTGCTCCATCTATTTGGGACAGAAGGAAAGTCCATTTATAATGCACCCCAGCTGATTCCCTTCTCAGTGAAGGGACTAACCTAATTTCTATTCTTAACAAGGACAATGCAATAGTCATTTATGGGACATTTAAAATGGTCTATTACCCATCTATTTGGCACACTACACCTGTTCTTGTAATCTTGTATATAAGGACACTCAAAATATAGTATCAGAGGCAGTTGTGATactgttcatttttcttttttctaacaGATTGTCTGTCACACAAGCCCATCATTTATCTTCGGTTTACCTTTATGAAACatctttaatgttttatttataagGGCAATGGGAATTAAAAACAGACCTGTGACCCATTATGATACACAGTTACAGGCTAGGTCTTTAAATAGCAGGCTCACAAGCTAGCTGTTCACTATAACAAAACATACCTGAAGTACACTAGCTCAGCAACTCAATACGTTAATATAAGGGTGTATAGTCTGTCATTCAGGATCAATGTTAACTTCTAGTCTCCTTTTACTTTTTAactgagaatttttaaatttaaagtactTTCAAAGCATTTTGAATTTTGTAAACTGCCTAGCTTAGTATATCAGTGTGGTTCTACTTTGAACAGTGCAAAACTCACTTTTACTCTGATTTGCTCCCTGTGCGCATTCAGAATCTCATCTAACATTATTAAGATTACACTGCTTTTTGTTTCTGAAATCTACAGAGCCACCACCATGAAATGTCAGCTAGATTCTATTCAATCTTTTAGTTCAAAAGGATGGTTTACTACTTCCCACTCAATTATCATTCTGCATACCTCACCTCACTCACGACAGTGGGGTATTACAAGTTACTAACTAGACAATGTGGGCTACAGAAGCTTGACAGTGGTAACAAAAAAACAACCTAGCTCAATTTTCATATCCCAGGCTGAGTTTATGATGCCAGCATGTTCCATATCAAACACGTCATTAACAGACAGCATGGAACCTCACAATGAAAGATTTAGAGCCACTTCAGTGTAAGACTAAACctgaatgctttttaaaaagttactaggAACTTGGAACTATACAGTAGTAGCCACCTTGCTTTAGTTATTAGGCCGGGTATCCTCAGTGGCCACCTGTTTTGAGGAGCTCTATGATTTTAACACTGCTGACTTAAGCATATCAAAACCCTACAAATCacaaacataggactggaagggacctcaaaaggtcatctagtccagtccccagccctgaggcagaactatgcattatctagaccattaaTGACAGGTgactgtctaacctgttcttaacctctgacagattccaccacctctgttACCTTGttccagttaggaagttttcccaaTGTCTAGCCTAAATctaccttgctgcaatttaagtccctTACTTCTTATCCTGTCCACAGTGAAGCAGCTATATTCCCGGCCAGTAGAGCAGCACTGTGGGTAGGCTTGCCAAGGTCTTTAATCCTGAGGTACTACCAGTTCAAAGCCTACCAGGctccttttaaaaattcattttcttaTGATATGCAATCTCTAATATACCCTGGTCAGAAAATTAGCAGGTACAGTCTTTGGTTcagaggtggaggagtcagataGCCTGTACTGACTGTGAAAAGCTACAACAGTGgtggcaaactacggcccgccagccattttaatccggcccctGAGTTTCTGCTgcggagcagggttgggggccttgccctgctctggcgcgccagctggggagcagggtcagggccgcTCCACGCAGCCCCCAAAAGCAGCAGTatgtcccccctccacctcctcatgtaggggcagccagggggctccggtTTGCATGctacctgcaccccaaccactacccccgcagctctcattggccaggaaccgcaaccaatgggagctgcaagggtggcacctgcagatggagcagtgtgcagagccacctggccatgcctccatgtaggagcgtGGGGGGGACGACACACAACATACCTCTGCTTCTGGGAGTAGCTTGAGGTAAGCatcacctggagcctgcaccccctgagcctcCCCACGTGcctgaaccccagccctgagccccctcctgccctctaaacgtctcgatcccagcccagagcaccctcctgcaccccaaatccctcatctccagccccaattttatgagcattcatggcccgccatacaattccTATTCCCAGATGATGCCCTTGGGCCAGAACGTTTGTCCACCCCGAGCTACAATGTTTTCACAACTCTTACAGCCACTTAGCATGTGCAGAATGTCATGACTACAACAGGAAGAATCAGTAATAATTTATTAGACTTAACTAAATACATAACGTATGCTTTTAATACATAAATAGACAATGACAATTCCATTAACTCACTTGGGAAAATTTCATTAAGGAACTCTACTTCTTCCTGGAAATTCCTATGTGGGTACTCCTGGTGGGAAGGCTTCATGAAATTCTTACGCGAGTAAAAGAAGCTCTGAAAAATAAAGTCAACTTGGATATTTAGCATGTCTGGGTACTATTCTAGAGATTTTTACATTCTAGTTGGACAGCAACTAAGAGGTATAATTATATTCAAACGCTCACCATTACTAAGCAAATCAGTAAAAAGAGGTTATTCATCCTATGGAGTAACTGTAGTTACTGGAgatgtccccccccccacatgcgtGCTCCACTTTAGGGTGCGCCTATGCCTCTCAAgcccttgatcagagatttttctgCTCGCAGTGCCCATTTGGCCTGTGCACATGCCCTATGCCTTCTCATGTCAGAGGCTATACAGAGATGTGCTGGCAAACTTCCCCCAGTTCTTTCTCCACTTGAATGTCTCCGCAGGGAACAAGCAAAGGGAAAAGAAGGGCAGGTTGTGGAGCATCCATAGAcgcacacatcttgaagaactgcagttactgcacaagatgagtGACTACTACTTTGACCAAAAGCCGCATTGCATCTGACAGCATggactaaaccaggggtaggcaacctatggcacgcacgctgaaggcggcacgtgagctgaatTTTAGTGGTGCTCACACTGCGCAGGTCCTGGCCACCattccggggggctctgcattttaatttaattttaaatgaagcttcttaaacattttgaaaccttatttactttacatacaatagtttagttatatattttagaCTTGTAGAAAAAGAGCTTCTTAAAAGGTTaagatgtattactggcacgcgaaaccttaaattagagtaaataaatgaagactctgcacaccacttctgaaaggttgccaacccctggactaaACTGAAGCACAATACTTCAAAAATGTATATACTGAAGCCCATGTAGCGGCCCTACATATCTCAGACACTTGTACATTCTTAAGCAATGCTGTGGTTGTTGCTTGTGACCTGGTAGAATGTGCTATCACCCCTTCAGAAGGATGAATGTCTGCAGTCTAAGAACAAGTGACAATACATCTAGATATCCATCGATAGTCTGAGCAGAAATCATGGATACCTTGGATCTATCTGCAAAAGACATGAACACCTGAGTGACCTTCAAAATTGCTTGGTCCTATCTAAGTGAAAGGCCAGAGAGCCCTTCTAACATCCAGGGTATGAAAACAGGACTCCTGCAAAGAGTTATGTGCTTGAGGAATAACACTGGTATATGAATAAATTGGTTATTTAATAAGGTGGAACTCAGAAATTTAGGTAAGAATTTAGGATGTGGGCATAAAGAAACTGTATCCTTGAAGAATACTGTAAAGGGGGAAATCTCCCCAACTCTGCAGGCTGACAAGATGGCTACTAAAGAGTCTTCACAGACATGCAAGAGATCAGGTTGCCACAAGTTTGAATGGATGTTGCCTAAGGTAATTCAGTACCAGACTGAGGTCTCAGGTCGAGGTGGGGTCTCCAGTCTGGGGGGGGTAGAGATTAAACTTAGATACAGGATGAGCAAATATAGAAAGCCCCTCTACAGCCAGATGAAAAGCTGATATTATGGCCAAATGGACCTTAGTTGAGCTGAGCTAAAACATGGTGAGTCCTGCAGTACAGGGGACAGTAGCAATCTGGAGACTGAGATTTCAGTATCAACAGACTCAGTACCCACGAGGAGCAGGGATTCCAGCTCATCCGTTATGGACAAGTCCCTCGCATATCTGAACTCCTGCAGGTCTGAGTAGGGAAAGGCGTACTGACACATTAGTGGAGGACATAGTAGCCAAAGCTGATGGTACTGCCAATGGTGGGCATACTGATGTAGGTGCTGATGGAGTCTCGTTCCACTGCTTGCTTGGTACCGAGGGTGCAGAATGGGTAGATACCAACTGAAGGATGAGTTTGACGGTATTGGACCAGGATGCTTATGCTTGCCATCCTTGTCCCCAGTACAGAATACTGAAGCCCTGTAAGAGCCATGTCTCCCACTAGAACTCCAGGGCTTTCCAGCTCCTCTAGTACTGGAGGAGGAATCCTTCAATGGTACCAAATTGAGAGCTCAAGGATCTGGAGACCACAGATCTCACAGGGGACCTGAGCCTTTTGGAACAGGGTCCTTCAGATAAGAGTTTGTACTCCTCTCCTCTTTGCGAGCCCTCTCAGAATCCTCCAATGACTTTCACTTCTTAGGAGAAGCCTGCTTCGGAGCTGTCTGAAGACAGATGCATGGAGGGGAGGGATCTCCTGATCTGACTCAAGACACTGGTCAAAGTAACTGGTCTATCATTAATAGTCTGAGCTTAATCTCCCTGTTCTTCTTGATCCTCAACTTGAGGGCTAGACACATTGCACTCCAAGGACATGTGGGATTCCCTCAAGCAAGACACTTGGAATGGCTGTCACTCAAAGGTATAGCCTCTTGGCAAGAGGGGCAGCATTTATATCTGGGAGCCAGGCATGCCTTGCCAGGAAAGCaaacccaccccctcccacccccccaagaagaaaaaaagtcCTCTATTTCTCTAACACTTATTAATTAACTATAACCGCTAACTAACGAATCTTAACAAAACTATAAGACTACAAAATTGCTGAGGCACACTAGGGCTCCATTTCAGGTCAAGGTGATAAAGGAACCGAGGGCAGTTTGCTTAGTACATCCCTATGCAGCCTCATTGTCCAGCACAAGGAGGCATAAGGCACATGTACATGTCAAACAGACACTGCTAGTAGAAAAATTTTCAATGAAGACCTCAAGTGGCATATGTGCACCTGCAGTGAAGCACCCATAAAGGACACTAGAAGAAGGAGTTAATTTATCAGGTCTCCTATACCAAAGGAGGCAAAAAAAGAGCATTCACTCAATAGATACAGATCTTTGAATAGCTACTTTGTGTTTaaccttttaaatttaaaaaaaataaaattagactGATGGGCCTCAAGTTTTCACTTCTGCTTTCTTTTATTGTTTGCAAATTCCATGTGATTCCCCATCACACACCCCCACACTTAAAAGGGGGGAGAATCATGTAGAATCTAGAGTTTTCTTCAGAGCTAAATCCACATAAGCAACATCTTCGCTCTCACTGACAACTTTACAATAAGATCCAGTGAATATACAAGGGAAAATGTTTCTTAAAGACTAAAGCAGCAATCTTATTTCAAACTCAGTTACATTTGAGAAGTATTAAGATAATTTGACcgtgtccttttttaaaaaaggaacacaGTTAAAAAGTACATACAGGATTTATGAATGCCATCTTTGTACAGAAATGTATGAAAGTTATAGGAGAGAAGATTACATCATTAAAGGAAGCAGAGTTCATGGAAGTTGTGAAAGACTACATGTGAAAAATGAATTCAAAGGTCTTTGCACCAAATCTTTGTTAGTTGTATTTCTGGCAGCTTACCTGAATTGAGTCAAACCCACTGTACTCCCTAGCAAGCTCCAACAGGGGAACCAGTGCTTGCAGTAAGAGGGTGGTACCACATGTCTTCAAAATGAAACGTCTCTTGGAGACAAACATGCTACTctcactgaaaaaagaaaatgtcttaCATTAAAATGAATTGGTGGTTTAAATCTTTGTGCAGCACCCTCAACAAGGGTTACAGTATATGCACATTAAACTTATATACAAAACAAACTTGTGGCAGGATTTGGAGAGCAAtgattagaccaggggtgggcaataattttcaCAACAGGCCACTCCACGAATTTGGTAAGTTGTCACAGGGCGCACATTTCTACTATGCAGGCGGtgcatggtgcaggagggggctccaggctggggcagcaaattggggtgcagggcctgggagggagtttggatgcaggagggggttttgACCCAGGGAAGGGGTGCGGGtatgaggtgcaggctccggccgcAAGAtgcttaccacaggcagctcccagccagtgGCGCAGCAGGTCTCAGGCAGATTGCCTATCTGCTGTCCTGGAAGTGGCTATGGCCGGCACATCTCTGTGTGCCCCTTGGGGGGAGAGGGTCAGTgggtctccatgcactgcccgCCCCCGCAattcccattggctggtttctggccaatgggatctgtgaggacagtgctgggggtgggagcagtgcatggagccacctcctctcctctcccccgccccccactaagGGCaccagagatgtgccagcagcagccaaACGTGGGACtacagcaggcaggcagcctgcctcagCCCCCCTCTGCGCTGAGAGACTTTTAGTGGCTGGGACTCTGAGATCACAAAGGGGCAGAGGAGGCCggacagaaatgttagatggGCCGGATCCGGTCCATGGGctgtattttgcccacccctggattatACTAATTCCAACACACTAGAGCCAAGCTTATCAATGCTAAGGTAGGTAACTACAGCGTACAAAGACATCTGCTGCAATAGGCCTTTGCACCCATATATGACAAATCAGAGCAAGATTTCCAGACATGGCTAGTTATTTTTGGGTGCTCAGAATTTCTAGGAAGGGCCTGATTTATCAGAAAAGTCAGAAACACAATCTGAAAATCAGATTTATTCAAGGTGTCAACTTAACATCCAAAAGTCATTAGTCATTTTTCGAAGTCTTGGCCTGAGATgtcaacaattaaaaaaagaagattcTTTAGTACGAGTGTGTGGAATTAGCCTCCACAACTGTGAATAGTTAATATGACTGTTCTGAATAAGCATGTATCAGATAAAAGCAGCAGCTGGATAATTTACTGTTTCCTTGCTGCAACTGCATTTGAAAAAGCATTTTAACAGAAACAGGCAAGCATTCATGTACAATTCAGTATTATGAGCATTCCAAGACGTATAATATATATTCACAAATCTTGATTAGTAAATACAGCTATCAGAAAACAATGTCAGCATTCATGTAAGGAAGGTACCAGTAAATCTCAGAAAGACTGTTGAATTTGAATAATCAGATCCATAATGCCCATGTTTTCAGCATTTGTTTCAGATTATAACAGTTTGACCACTGTATCTAATATATCAAATTAATTCATCTTTGGCTAAAAGAAAGTAAACTTTCCTTGCCTGAAAATGCTATGTTTCTTTAGGAAAGATTTTTGGTTGGTTTAATTACTATTCACTACGACAATGGGTGAAATGTCTTGCTACCCTAGAAGCCAAGACTACAGTACAAGCAGTATACAAGTTTTTCCAGAAATTCCAAGTATGGAATTTGGACTACAGCTTTAATTAGTTACTGAAATGCTTTCCCGAAACAAGCAATTCCATTTTAAGACTAATTAGCTTTATATTAAGGCACTGAAGAAATGAAGTGGGCCAGAACAAAATCTCATTGCTTTTTATAAAGTcttagattccaaagccagaaaggatcattgtgATTGATCTAATAtgcataggccatagaacttccccaaaataattcctgtttaaactGGAGCATGTATCCAGTCTTTACATCCAATCTATTCAAAAATTGCGAGTGGTGGTAAATCCACTGATAAGTTGTTGCAACCGTTAATTaccctgttaaaaatttacaccttgtttccagtctgaattttgtcCACCTTCTTCCAACTACCGGATCGTCTTATACCTCTCTCCCCTATACTGAAGatcccattttcaaatatttgtttccctctCTAAGGCATCTgcaactgttggaagacagaatactgaactagacagaccattggtctgacccagtatggccattcttatgtttatgttCCTATATATGACTACCCtatcctcattatttaccactaaCAGGCATTGCTAGGATTTCTTGTTTCCAATATACTTAAACTCCTCACTGTCCCTGGC is a window encoding:
- the AMD1 gene encoding S-adenosylmethionine decarboxylase proenzyme isoform X1, encoding MEENGAHFFEGTEKLLEVWFAREQPSPQEPHQSKGSGDLRTIPRFEWDKLLENVHCLIISVTKTDKQEAYVLSESSMFVSKRRFILKTCGTTLLLQALVPLLELAREYSGFDSIQSFFYSRKNFMKPSHQEYPHRNFQEEVEFLNEIFPNGAAYCMGRMNSDCWYLYTLDFPESRVTNQPDQTLEILMSELDPVVMDQFYMKDGVTANDVTRVSGIRDLIPGSVIDATMFNPCGYSMNGMKSDGTYWTIHITPEPEFSYVSFETNIGQTSYDELIRKVVDVFKPGKFVTTLFVNQSSKCRTVFSSAQKIEGFKRVDRQIAQFNDYNFVFTSFAKKQQQQHS
- the AMD1 gene encoding S-adenosylmethionine decarboxylase proenzyme isoform X2, with the protein product MLKCGWNHDYTFEWDKLLENVHCLIISVTKTDKQEAYVLSESSMFVSKRRFILKTCGTTLLLQALVPLLELAREYSGFDSIQSFFYSRKNFMKPSHQEYPHRNFQEEVEFLNEIFPNGAAYCMGRMNSDCWYLYTLDFPESRVTNQPDQTLEILMSELDPVVMDQFYMKDGVTANDVTRVSGIRDLIPGSVIDATMFNPCGYSMNGMKSDGTYWTIHITPEPEFSYVSFETNIGQTSYDELIRKVVDVFKPGKFVTTLFVNQSSKCRTVFSSAQKIEGFKRVDRQIAQFNDYNFVFTSFAKKQQQQHS